TTTTGAGAGGCTGGTGATATTTTGACTTTTAGCAGTATTACATTTTTATTCTATTTTCTACCTTTAGTTTTATTTTGTTACTTCTTCTCTCCAAATAAATTTAAAAATTTTATTTTATTAATTTTCAGTTTAATTTTCTATGCATGGGGTGAACCTATTTATATTTTAGTAATGTTATTTTCTTGCATTGTCGACTATATAAATGCAATATTAATAGATAAATATAGAGGTACTTTAAAATCAAAATTAGCATTAATTTGCTCTATTTCCGTTAACATAAGTCTATTAGCTTTCTTTAAATATAGTGACTTTACTATATGTATATTTAATGATTTGCTTCATACTAACTATAATTTACTAAATATAACATTGCCTATTGGTATTAGCTTTTATACATTTCAAACTATGTCTTATACTATCGATGTTTATAGAAATGAAGCTCCACTTCAAAAAAACATTATTTCTTTAGGTACCTTTGTTACACTATTTCCTCAATTAGTGGCTGGACCAATTGTAAGATATTCTGATATAGCTTTACAGTTAAATCAGAGAAATCACAGTATAGATAAAATATACGAGGGGGTATCTAGATTTATTTTAGGACTTTCTAAAAAAGTTATTTTAGCTAATAACTTAGGATTAATTTGGACTAATGTAAAATACCTACCTTTATCGTCTCTATCAACATTTACAGCTTGGCTTGGTATTATTTGTTTTACACTTCAAATTTACTTCGATTTTTCTGGCTACTCTGATATGGCTATTGGATTAGGTAAGATTTTTGGATTTGATTTTTTAGAAAATTTCAACTTTCCTTATATATCAAAATCTATCACTGAATTTTGGAGAAGATGGCATATATCTTTAGGCATTTGGTTTAGAGATTATATTTATATTCCTTTAGGTGGTAACAAATGTTCAAAGTTAAGATGGTTTTTCAATATATTCGTTGTATGGTTCCTAACCGGTTTATGGCATGGTGCTAGCTTCAATTTTATTCTATGGGGGCTTTATTTTGGATTTATTTTAATTTTAGAGAAGCTATTCATATTAAACCTGCTAAATAAAACTCCAAATGTTATCAATCATATTTATGTTATGTTTTTAGTTATAATAAGTTTTGTTATTTTTGATATTACTAATTTAATTGATATGTTTAACTTCTTTAAAGCTATGTTTAATTTTAGTAATATTTTAATTGATAAAACTTTCTACTATTACTTAATACCGAATATACTATTATTAGTTTTTGCTATTATAGCATCTACTCCTTTTATTAAAAACATATTAGATAGATTTAAACTCTTAAGATTTATTACATTACTATCCGGGCTGATATTATCAACTGCATTTTTAGTAGATTCATCTTTTAACCCATTTTTATATTTTAGATTTTGATAGGAGGAAAAGATGAATAACAATATTTTAAAATACATAACTATTATATTATTCTTTGGATTTA
Above is a genomic segment from Romboutsia lituseburensis containing:
- a CDS encoding MBOAT family O-acyltransferase; amino-acid sequence: MTFSSITFLFYFLPLVLFCYFFSPNKFKNFILLIFSLIFYAWGEPIYILVMLFSCIVDYINAILIDKYRGTLKSKLALICSISVNISLLAFFKYSDFTICIFNDLLHTNYNLLNITLPIGISFYTFQTMSYTIDVYRNEAPLQKNIISLGTFVTLFPQLVAGPIVRYSDIALQLNQRNHSIDKIYEGVSRFILGLSKKVILANNLGLIWTNVKYLPLSSLSTFTAWLGIICFTLQIYFDFSGYSDMAIGLGKIFGFDFLENFNFPYISKSITEFWRRWHISLGIWFRDYIYIPLGGNKCSKLRWFFNIFVVWFLTGLWHGASFNFILWGLYFGFILILEKLFILNLLNKTPNVINHIYVMFLVIISFVIFDITNLIDMFNFFKAMFNFSNILIDKTFYYYLIPNILLLVFAIIASTPFIKNILDRFKLLRFITLLSGLILSTAFLVDSSFNPFLYFRF